A window of Schistocerca cancellata isolate TAMUIC-IGC-003103 chromosome 1, iqSchCanc2.1, whole genome shotgun sequence genomic DNA:
ATCCGCCTACACTGTCCAACAAAACGATGGTGCACCCAGGAGATATGGTTGgattttaatataattttgttcacatACACACCactggtgggtatgtaaatgattagacccATAATTTTCCGTTATACATAGAATGGCCACTAGAGAGCATTAGTGTTGCTCATGTTCAGTGTTCAGACCTGGTGGGGTATATAAGGGGAACGAAAAGAGTCAGATGTTGagagatcactgtgaaggacatggatacACAATGTGGGACAGCTGTGTCAGCATCTGCCAGGGTTAGAAAGGGGCCTGATTGTGGGTCTCCCATTTTCCTGAatggtcgaattgtgcaatatctaAATTCATGGGGCATTCagttgtgacagtggcctgatgttagaTGGCATGGGAATATGAGATTCTAGTTGACCACCTCAAGGGTGGATTGCCATGTAGTGTAGAGAGTACGTCATTACTTCTTCACACTTGCACCTGTCATTCATCTAAGAAAAGGAATGGACTCCCTGGAATATACTGTGTGTCAGCCCACACCATTAGTTGGAGACTAGGACAGGCATACTAGGGGATTATAGTCGGCTGCGTTTGGACTGGTGCTCTGACCGGGATATATGGACTGCTGATGTATgtcatcacattgtgttcagcgataaacTGTGGACCTGCATtaccctatttatttatttatttatttatttatttacatgtaaagttccgtaggaccaaactgaggagcaaatctccaagttcatggaatgtgccagtacatgaacttacaacataaaagtaataacagataaaaataaatgttcatgaacctaaaagaaaatcagtccataagtttaagcaagcactatcagcaatacaatgagaatcagcttaatttttcaaggaactcctcaacagaatagacggagtgacccatgaggaaactcttcagtttctatttgaaagcacgtggattactgctaagatttttgaattcgagtggcagcttattgaaaatggatgcagcagtatactgcacacctttttgcacaagagttaaggaagtcagatccaaatggaggtttgatttctgccgagtattaaccaagtgaaagctgcttattgttggaaataaactaatattggtaacaagaaacgacaataaggaatatacatattgagaggccaatgtcaaaatacccagactcatgaacagaggtcgataagaggtttgtgaactcacaccacttattgcccgaactgcccatttctgagccaaaaatatccttctagaatgggaagaattaccccaaaacataataccatacaacataagtgaatgaaagtaagcaaagtagactaatttatgtgtcgaagtatcactcactttcgataccattcgaatagtgaaaatggcagtattaagtctttgaacaagatcctgaatgtgggctttccacggcagcttactatctatctgaacacctaggaatttgtactgttcagtttcactaatcatatgcccgttatgtgagattaaaatgtcaggttttgttgaattgtgtgttagaaactgtaaaaactgagtcttactgtgatttactttattttctacaagccatgaactgaggtcatgtgctgcactacttgaaaccgagtcaatgttgcacacaacatcctttattactaagctagtgtcatcagcaaacagaaatattttagagttacccataatactagagggcatatcatttatataaacaaggaacaggagcggccccaacactgatccctgtggcaccccccacttgacagtaccccactcagatcccacatcacagccgttatcaacattgtgaataatgaccttttgctgcctgttgctaaagtaggaggtgaaccaattgtgagccactccacttattccgtaatggtacaacttctggagcaatattgtgaaatcaacacagtcaaatgcctttgttaaatcaaaaaatatgccaagcgttcgaaactttttgtttagcccatccaatacctcacagagaaaagagaatacagcattttcagttgtcaaatgacttctaaagccgaactgcacatttgatagcaaatcgtgtgatataaaatgatcaattaaccttacatacacagccttttcaataacttttgcaaacactgatggcatagaaataggtctaaaattatctacattatccctttctccctttttatacagcggctttactactgagtactttaatcgctcaggaaactgaccattcctaaaggaaaaattacaaatatggctaaatacagggctaacatgtgcagcacagtactttaatattctactagacactccatcataaccatgagagtccttaatcttcagtgatttaattattgactcaatctccctcttgtctgtatcacagaggagttttcagacgtcaatctcggaaaggcatttgctaagaaatttatatgatttcctgtagaaactaaatttttatttaattcaccagcaatgctcagaaaatggttgttaaatactgtacatatatctgatttatcagtaacagaaatattattactgcgaactgactttatatcatcaaccttgtgcttctgaccagacacttccttcacaactgaccatatggctttaattttatcctatgaattagctattctatttgcataccacatactttttgccttgctaataacatttttaagcaccttacaatactgtttgtaatgggctattgtagcttgattgtgactacttctaacattttgatataattcccactttgttctacatgatatccttatcccactagtcagccaaccgggctgacagcaattagaagtttagtttcactaaattcaactaatgctgcacaactttcaaatatctgttcagtgcagtgtcgtgatatgtctatgtactcaaatgaaatactgttttttacgttcagagccactcccccaccccgcaaggaactccttgagaaacagtcagctaatctgtagcctggtaaaaaaaaaaaaaaaaaaaaaaaaaataataataataataataattattattattattattattattatttcagagttaacatctattagcagttcactaactttatctctaatacctcttatattttgatgaaatatgctaattccttctctacttggaaacattacaccctctggaggtgagcccttagttagacgaCCATCTTCGGCGAGTGTGGCAACAACCTGGGTAGCGGTCCCATTCTTATAATGTTATGGAGAGGAACAACATTGTTACTGCTGGTATCACAGTTTCAGGAGCCACCAGGTataacttcaggtcacagctggtagtgactgaggaaactcttGACGACCCAACGGTACAGCAAAAACGTCCTCAAGTGTCACCTCTTGTGCAACAGAACTGTGGTGTCATTTATCTATAAGAAAATGCTCACCCACACATGGCATCTGCCTCTGACGTTTctctgtgatgttgaggtactaccACGGCCAGCAAGACCCTCAGATCTTCCCCCAATAGAACAAGTGTGGGACAAGCTCAAACCTCAACTCCTTATcagtgccagtatccaagatatcaaggaccagttacaacatctGTGAGCCAGCTTCCCTCACAATggatttatgacacccttcccaagcaAATCAGTGTAAGCATCCAGGCCAGATGAGGTGAAACACTATATTGGTAAGTCGACTCATACTGCCATGTTCCTTATGAATTTGATTcagttttttaatcactgaaataatatcacatatctTCTCAGGgggtgaagtttcattttgtaccCTCCTCTCCTAATgggtgcccccccccctttctttaggCAGTGTAAAGAAATCTGTGGGTGGAATTTGTTACGAGTCCAATGAAGGTGTTGTGGAACCCAGAGACAGGTCTATTGCATAATCACACTTCTGGGATACAATTTACTCAGTGAAAAAAACTGTATAAAGTGCACTGAACTAAGAGCAGGTTACAGCGACAAATGAGGGCTTTCCATTTAAATCCAGTCATTCActggtaggctaatttactgatttcTTTCTCTTATAGACATGTAGGAAGTTGGTGCACAATCCTGCAGATGAAGCTGAACCATACAGGTGACAATGGAACAGTCATGTTCTACTTAAAACACCATCCATTCCACGTCAATGCTGAAACAATCTTTGAATAAATCTACTCCAATGTGCACTGTCACCTCACTTAATCCACAATTaagattatttcagtatttttgccTTTGCAAACAAGGTTCAACATAAAACTCAGCAACATTTGAAGATTTGCATCAACTGTTGATATCATAAGAAAAGGATTACAATTCTTGTACCACATGTTCGTGGTCTCATTTAAATAGCACAAAAGCTTATCACAACAGCAACTATGTTTTGCTTTAATTGAAATATAATTACTCTGATGTTTCTTTTGTAAACCAGTTCTGTAATGGAATGCATGAGAAATGTTCACAAAAATAATTCATTGCACTTTATTGTTAAACATGCATAAACAAAGCTCTTACGAGAAATCAGTGAGAATCATTATACGGTAACTCGTGCCTGCATGTTATGAATAACATataaaggcacaaaaaaaaaaaaactatagttCAACACGAACAACATTTTTGACTGACACAGTCTGTATAAACAACAAATTGCCTCAATGTGTGTTATTTATCTGCTTCCTTACTTTTACCTGGCATTACTTCATATTCATCATACTTTGGAAATGATTCCATTCCTTTAACCTCTTTATCTAAAACACCAggatctttctttccttcttttcttgcAAGTTCTGCagcatttttctttttcatttccataatGGCAACACtgcgcataatttcctcttccattgGTGGTGCTGTTCTTCGTCCTCGGAGCCATGCTTCCCATTCTGCTGGAATTTCTTGCTCAAAGTTATCTTTCACAGCTGGTTCAAACCAGCGTGAAGCTTTTCTCTTGCCAACACTTGGATTGGCCGGTATCTCAAAATATTTATTTCCTAAGTAATCTGTTCCTACTGGAGTTCCTCTTATCTGTCGTGGCTTTAGGGACTGGATGAAATTCTTGAATATCATGCCAATAATGCTTCTACCTTCTTTAGCCATCCCGTACCTGTTGTGGAGGAATATACATATATCGGCAATTGTACAAATCTACAGGCAAAACTTTACATTACATACAAGTTAACTTTATGCTACAGAAAAGATGaaagttttatattttgttttcaaaagtTATCATCACGGAGACATTCGCAACTACAAATAACTA
This region includes:
- the LOC126178566 gene encoding NADH dehydrogenase [ubiquinone] 1 alpha subcomplex assembly factor 2 isoform X1, coding for MRYGMAKEGRSIIGMIFKNFIQSLKPRQIRGTPVGTDYLGNKYFEIPANPSVGKRKASRWFEPAVKDNFEQEIPAEWEAWLRGRRTAPPMEEEIMRSVAIMEMKKKNAAELARKEGKKDPGVLDKEVKGMESFPKYDEYEVMPGKSKEADK
- the LOC126178566 gene encoding NADH dehydrogenase [ubiquinone] 1 alpha subcomplex assembly factor 2 isoform X2, coding for MAKEGRSIIGMIFKNFIQSLKPRQIRGTPVGTDYLGNKYFEIPANPSVGKRKASRWFEPAVKDNFEQEIPAEWEAWLRGRRTAPPMEEEIMRSVAIMEMKKKNAAELARKEGKKDPGVLDKEVKGMESFPKYDEYEVMPGKSKEADK